In a genomic window of Panthera tigris isolate Pti1 chromosome D4, P.tigris_Pti1_mat1.1, whole genome shotgun sequence:
- the SWI5 gene encoding DNA repair protein SWI5 homolog has product MKAAPTPRLPRDGGPGPQGSEGLNQDFPKVAAGPSNPLQLIQHTFPEDQQRPRRWTSQLLEAERAKRPSPKSGQADGGSEDSLHLDIQKLKEKRDLLDTEISQLISEGYSVDELEDHISQLHEYNDIKDVGQMLLGKLAVIRGVTTKELYAEFGLDMND; this is encoded by the exons ATGAAAGCTGCGCCCACCCCGAG ACTCCCCCGAGACGGGGGCCCCGGACCCCAGGGCTCAGAAG GACTCAACCAGGACTTTCCAAAAGTTGCCGCGGGGCCTTCCAATCCCCT ACAGTTGATCCAACACACATTTCCTGAAGATCAGCAGCGTCCCAGGCGCTGGACTTCGCAGCTTTTAGAGGCAGAAAGGGCAAAG CGGCCATCTCCCAAGTCTGGCCAGGCTGATGGAGGCAGCGAGGATTCTCTGCACCTTGACATTCAGAAACTGAAGGAGAAGAGGGACCTGCTGGACACGGAGATCTCCCAACTAATATCTGA AGGCTACAGTGTGGATGAACTGGAGGACCACATCTCCCAGCTCCACGAGTATAACGACATCAAGGATGTAGGCCAGATGCTGCTAGGCAAGCTAG ccGTGATCCGAGGTGTCACCACCAAAGAGTTGTATGCAGAATTTGGCTTGGACATGAATGACTGA